The genome window TCCGGTATCCAGTAGCCCAGGTACAGCCACTCCAGACTCAATTGCCGGGCCGTTTCGATCTGCATCAGAATGGCCAGTGTGCCTGGACTTCGGGAGGAAAAATCCGGATCAAAGAAGGTATAAACGGACGAAAGAGCATCCGGCAGACAGTCGGTTACCGCAATGCCCAGCAGGGTACTGCCGGCACGAAATTCCAGGAACAGGGTGTCGCTCCATTCACTGCTCAGGAACCCCAGGTAGTCGTCCGGTGTCGGGTTTTCCATGCCGCCCCCACCGTGCCGTTGTTCAAGGTAGCGACTGTACAGTTCAAAATGCTCCTGCCGGAAGCCGGCATCCAGTGGCGTGCAGGTAATGTCCCGGTTGCGCTGCCAGACACGCTGCTGGTTGCGGCTGCGCCGGAATTTGCTGACGACAACGCGTGCCGGAATACATTGGTCGCAGCTCGTGCAGGCCGGCATGTACAGGCCGCTGCCGCTGCGGCGAAACCCCAGTGGCGCCAGCTTGTGATAGATGTCAGTGGAAAGCGTGGCATCGGGATCGGCAAATACGGATATGGATGTGCGATTTTCCAGGTAGTTACAGGCGTGGGGAGCCGATGCGTAGAAACGCAGGCTATGCTGTGTCTTGTCAGCTCCGTTATCACGCTTCATCAGCTTGCCCCCCGGACAGGTATGTCAGCTCGCCACCCGTCTGCCACGCATCAGCGGCCGGTTCGAGGTTGCACAGGATAGCGAGCCGATCCAGGAACTGCTGGCGGGGGATGCTGTAGGCACCCAGACTTGCCAGGTGCGACGTGTATACCTGGCAGTCGACCAGTTCGAATTGCCAGTCTGCCAGTTGGCGGACGAGGTGTGCGAATGCGACTTTCGATGCATCGTTCACACGACTGAACATGGATTCACCAAAAAATACCCGGCCAATCGATACACCGTACAGTCCGCCAACCAGTTTATCATCCTGCCAGCATTCGATAGAGTGGGCATGCCCGAGTTGATGCAGCCGGGTATAGGCAAGCTTCATTGCCTCGCTGATCCACGTGCCGGACTCGGTTTTTCTTGGCTCTGCACAGGCGTTGATGACATTTTCAAAGCAGCGGTCATAACTGACTTCAAAGCGCTTTTGCCGCAGTCGTTTGCGCAGACTGCGTGAAATCTTCGGTTGCCCGGGGTCCACTACCGAACGAGGATTGGGTGACCACCAGAGAATCGGCTGCTCGTCGTTATACCAGGGAAATATGCCGCTGCGGTAGGCTTTCAAAAGACGTTCAGGTGAAAGATTTCCTCCCGCCGCCAGCAGACCATCCGGCTCTGTCAACGCGAGGTTGGCATCAGGAAAGTCTGTGTCCCCGCGATCGGGTGAAATCCAGAAAGGGCCCTGCTGGGTCATGCCGTGACAACCTCCCGGAACGGGGAACGCTGGTTCAGTTCCTCGATGTATTCGTTCATGGCACTGGTCTCGTGTTCGAGAAAATCGGCAATCAATCCACGAAACCTGTCATCGGCAATCCAGTGCGCTGACCAGGTCGGCGTTGGCAGAAAGCCGCGACTGATTTTATGTTCGCCCTGTGCGCCCGGTTGGAACACGTTAAGGCCGTGTTTGATGCAATACTCGATGCCCTGGTAATAACAGGCTTCAAAATGCAGGCTGTGGTAGTCCTCGTAACACCCCCAGTGACGACCGTACAGGGTATCGTTGCCGCGGAAACAGATGGCACCGGCCACCATCG of Thiogranum longum contains these proteins:
- a CDS encoding arginyltransferase, with the protein product MKRDNGADKTQHSLRFYASAPHACNYLENRTSISVFADPDATLSTDIYHKLAPLGFRRSGSGLYMPACTSCDQCIPARVVVSKFRRSRNQQRVWQRNRDITCTPLDAGFRQEHFELYSRYLEQRHGGGGMENPTPDDYLGFLSSEWSDTLFLEFRAGSTLLGIAVTDCLPDALSSVYTFFDPDFSSRSPGTLAILMQIETARQLSLEWLYLGYWIPDCQKMAYKNRFRPLQVFRNGRWENFDPEASYSVAPETPDR
- the aat gene encoding leucyl/phenylalanyl-tRNA--protein transferase, translating into MTQQGPFWISPDRGDTDFPDANLALTEPDGLLAAGGNLSPERLLKAYRSGIFPWYNDEQPILWWSPNPRSVVDPGQPKISRSLRKRLRQKRFEVSYDRCFENVINACAEPRKTESGTWISEAMKLAYTRLHQLGHAHSIECWQDDKLVGGLYGVSIGRVFFGESMFSRVNDASKVAFAHLVRQLADWQFELVDCQVYTSHLASLGAYSIPRQQFLDRLAILCNLEPAADAWQTGGELTYLSGGQADEA